A window from Vulcanimicrobium alpinum encodes these proteins:
- the rpsJ gene encoding 30S ribosomal protein S10: MSKQKIRIRLKAYDHRVLDQSAERIVDTAKRTGAFVSGPVPLPTEINRFCVNRSPHVDKKSREHFEMRTHKRLIDILQASPKTMDALMHLDLPAGVDIELKA; this comes from the coding sequence ATGTCAAAGCAGAAGATCCGTATCCGGCTCAAAGCGTACGATCACCGCGTGCTCGATCAGTCCGCCGAGCGCATCGTCGACACGGCGAAGCGTACGGGGGCGTTCGTCAGCGGTCCGGTGCCGCTCCCGACGGAGATCAACCGGTTCTGCGTCAACCGTTCCCCGCACGTCGACAAGAAGTCGCGCGAGCACTTTGAGATGCGCACCCACAAGCGCCTCATCGACATCCTCCAGGCCTCGCCGAAGACGATGGATGCGCTCATGCATCTCGACCTCCCGGCCGGCGTCGACATCGAACTCAAAGCATAG
- a CDS encoding aldo/keto reductase: MEQRRLGAHGPMVGAVGLGCMGMSEFYGHADDAESIRTIHRALDLGVTLLDTADMYGLGKNEELVGRAIAGRRDRVVLATKFGIVRDPNDPAKRGVNGRPEYVRRQCEASLARLRVDCIDLYYQHRVDPQTPIEETVGAMQELVEAGKVRFLGLSEAAPATIRKAAATATITALQSEYSLYTRDVEENGVLATVRELGIGFVPYSPIGRGVLSGTIRGESDFAGDDFRRTVPRFQGSNLEQNLRIVARLKEIAAELGVTPAQLALAWVLAQGDDLVPIPGTKRVTYVEENCAAAEIRLTVEQLARLNEVAPVGAAIGERYPGTAIRVG; this comes from the coding sequence ATGGAACAACGTCGTTTAGGCGCGCACGGACCGATGGTCGGCGCGGTCGGCCTGGGCTGCATGGGGATGTCGGAGTTTTACGGACACGCCGACGATGCCGAGTCGATCCGCACGATCCATCGTGCGCTCGACCTCGGGGTGACCCTCCTCGACACGGCCGACATGTACGGCTTGGGGAAAAACGAGGAACTGGTCGGCCGGGCGATCGCCGGCCGGCGCGACCGGGTCGTGCTGGCGACGAAGTTCGGAATCGTCCGCGATCCGAACGATCCGGCGAAGCGCGGCGTGAACGGCCGCCCGGAGTACGTTCGCCGGCAGTGCGAAGCGTCGCTCGCGCGCCTGCGCGTCGACTGCATCGATCTGTACTACCAGCACCGCGTCGATCCGCAGACGCCGATCGAAGAGACGGTCGGGGCGATGCAGGAGCTGGTCGAAGCCGGCAAGGTGCGCTTCCTCGGGCTCTCCGAAGCGGCGCCGGCGACGATCCGCAAGGCGGCGGCGACCGCGACGATCACCGCACTGCAGAGCGAGTACTCGCTCTACACGCGCGACGTCGAGGAGAACGGCGTGCTCGCGACCGTCCGTGAACTCGGGATCGGATTCGTGCCGTACAGCCCGATCGGGCGCGGCGTGCTCAGCGGCACGATCCGCGGTGAGAGCGATTTCGCCGGCGACGACTTCCGGCGCACCGTACCGCGGTTCCAGGGCAGCAACCTCGAGCAGAACCTGCGGATTGTCGCGCGGCTGAAAGAGATCGCTGCCGAACTCGGCGTCACGCCCGCGCAGCTCGCGCTGGCGTGGGTGCTCGCACAGGGCGACGACCTCGTGCCGATCCCAGGGACGAAACGCGTGACGTACGTCGAGGAGAACTGCGCGGCGGCGGAGATTCGCCTGACCGTCGAGCAGCTCGCGCGGCTGAACGAGGTCGCGCCGGTCGGCGCCGCGATCGGCGAACGCTATCCGGGAACCGCGATTCGCGTCGGGTGA
- the rpsL gene encoding 30S ribosomal protein S12 — protein sequence MPTISQLVRKGREKQQKKVKTPAFRVVSTGPKPGHPDLPNRTFEVAGNPQRRGVCTQVKTITPKKPNSALRKVARVRLTNGEEVTAYIPGIGHNLQEHSVVLIRGGRVKDLPGVRYHIIRGTLDTSGAANRKQGRSKYGAKRNQKKK from the coding sequence GTGCCGACGATTTCCCAATTGGTCCGTAAGGGCCGAGAGAAGCAGCAGAAAAAGGTGAAAACCCCGGCGTTCCGCGTCGTTTCGACGGGACCGAAGCCGGGCCACCCCGACCTGCCCAACCGCACGTTCGAAGTCGCGGGCAACCCGCAGCGTCGCGGCGTCTGCACTCAGGTCAAGACGATCACCCCGAAGAAGCCGAACTCGGCGCTTCGTAAGGTCGCGCGCGTCCGCCTCACCAACGGCGAGGAAGTGACCGCGTACATCCCGGGGATCGGCCACAACCTCCAGGAGCACTCCGTGGTGCTCATCCGCGGCGGCCGTGTCAAAGATCTCCCGGGCGTCCGCTACCACATCATCCGCGGCACGCTCGACACCTCGGGCGCCGCGAACCGCAAGCAAGGCCGTTCCAAGTACGGCGCTAAGCGCAATCAGAAGAAGAAGTAA
- a CDS encoding glycosyltransferase — MSLLIPRNKPTIVTVARARSGRAFYLPIRAKLGVTLTIACLWVTFSVIMALPWIFDLSRTVTFPVAIATITLIAFFPGAMNAFIVSSLMIDRRPARRAPTVYPPVSILIAAYNEQATIAATIENVFETGYPGAMEVLVIDDGSTDATLVRARAMIAKYPALRVIAAPHGGKAAALNRGLELSSHDLLVSIDADTFLYRDALGRIVERFLSDPPETAAVAGTVLVRNSRDGVLAKVQEWDYFHGIAAVKRAQSLYQGTLVAQGAFSLYTKAALREVGGWPDTVGEDIVMTWAMLKSGHRVGYAEDAIAFTNVPTSYGAFFKQRRRWARGLIEAFRRHPEVLIQPRLNAVFIYWNLLFPLLDAVYLFVFVPGVVMALFGRFDLAGPATIAVLPLALLINLVIFRTQQPMFARQGLLVRRNLFGFLSYLLVYSLMLQPATIAGYLSEIIGLRKSWGTK; from the coding sequence GTGTCCCTTCTCATCCCACGGAACAAACCGACCATCGTCACGGTCGCGCGAGCGCGATCGGGCCGTGCCTTCTACCTCCCGATCCGCGCGAAGCTCGGGGTCACCCTCACGATCGCGTGCCTCTGGGTGACGTTCAGCGTCATCATGGCGCTGCCGTGGATCTTCGACCTCAGCCGCACGGTGACGTTCCCGGTCGCGATCGCCACGATCACGCTCATCGCGTTCTTCCCCGGCGCGATGAACGCGTTCATCGTCTCGAGCCTGATGATCGACCGGCGTCCGGCGCGCCGGGCCCCCACCGTCTATCCGCCGGTCAGCATCCTGATCGCCGCGTACAACGAACAGGCGACGATCGCGGCCACGATCGAGAACGTCTTCGAGACCGGTTATCCCGGGGCGATGGAAGTGCTCGTCATCGACGACGGCTCGACCGACGCGACGCTCGTGCGCGCGCGGGCGATGATCGCGAAGTATCCCGCGCTGCGCGTCATTGCCGCCCCGCACGGCGGCAAAGCGGCCGCGCTCAACCGCGGCCTCGAACTCTCCTCGCACGACTTGTTGGTCTCGATCGACGCCGACACGTTCCTCTACCGTGACGCGCTGGGCCGCATCGTCGAACGGTTCCTCTCCGATCCGCCTGAAACAGCCGCGGTCGCGGGCACGGTGCTCGTGCGCAACTCGCGCGACGGCGTCCTCGCGAAGGTGCAGGAGTGGGACTACTTTCACGGCATCGCGGCCGTGAAGCGCGCGCAGTCGCTCTACCAGGGGACGCTGGTCGCGCAGGGCGCGTTCTCGCTCTACACCAAAGCGGCGCTGCGCGAAGTCGGCGGCTGGCCCGATACGGTCGGCGAGGACATCGTGATGACGTGGGCGATGCTCAAGTCCGGCCATCGCGTCGGCTACGCCGAGGACGCGATCGCGTTCACGAACGTGCCGACGAGTTACGGCGCGTTCTTCAAACAGCGCCGGCGCTGGGCGCGCGGTTTGATCGAAGCGTTCCGCCGCCATCCCGAAGTGCTGATCCAGCCGCGTCTCAACGCCGTGTTCATCTACTGGAACCTGCTCTTCCCGCTGCTCGACGCGGTGTATCTCTTCGTGTTCGTTCCCGGCGTCGTCATGGCGCTGTTCGGGCGCTTCGATCTCGCCGGACCGGCGACGATCGCCGTCCTGCCGCTCGCGCTGCTGATCAACCTCGTCATCTTCCGCACGCAGCAGCCGATGTTCGCCCGTCAGGGTCTGCTCGTCCGCCGCAACCTGTTCGGATTTCTCTCCTACCTGCTCGTCTACAGTCTGATGCTGCAGCCGGCGACGATCGCGGGCTATCTCTCCGAAATCATCGGCTTGCGCAAGTCATGGGGTACCAAGTGA
- the tuf gene encoding elongation factor Tu — protein MAKAKFERSKPHVNIGTTGHVDHGKTTLTAAIINCLATEHSSIAKRGVDDIDNAPEEKERGITIAISHQEYETNARHYAHVDCPGHADYIKNMITGAAQMDGAILVVAATDGPMPQTREHVLLMRQVGVQKIVVFLNKVDLVDDPELLELVEMEVRELLSSYEFPGDDTPIIRGSATKALNSSGKRGDADAEPIFQLMDAVDSYIPTPERPVDKPFLMPVEDVFTITGRGTVGTGRVERGQVKVGEEVEIVGLQDETRKTVVTGIEMFRKLLDVGIAGDNVGVLLRGVERNDIERGQVLAKPGSIKPHKKFKAEVYVLSKEEGGRHTPFFANYRPQFYFRTTDVTGTIKLPEGVEMVMPGDNITMDVELITPIACEEGLRFAIREGGRTVGAGVVTTVAD, from the coding sequence ATGGCAAAGGCAAAGTTCGAGCGGTCGAAGCCGCACGTCAACATCGGGACGACCGGTCACGTCGACCACGGTAAGACGACGCTGACGGCCGCGATCATCAACTGCCTCGCGACCGAGCACTCCTCCATCGCGAAGCGCGGCGTCGACGATATCGACAACGCGCCCGAGGAGAAGGAGCGCGGGATTACGATCGCCATCTCGCATCAGGAGTACGAGACGAACGCGCGCCACTACGCGCACGTCGACTGCCCCGGTCACGCCGACTACATCAAGAACATGATCACCGGCGCGGCGCAGATGGACGGTGCGATCCTGGTCGTCGCGGCGACCGACGGTCCGATGCCGCAGACGCGCGAGCACGTGCTGCTCATGCGCCAGGTCGGCGTTCAGAAGATCGTCGTGTTCCTCAACAAGGTCGACCTCGTCGACGATCCGGAGCTCCTCGAGCTCGTCGAGATGGAAGTCCGCGAGCTGCTCTCGAGCTACGAGTTCCCGGGCGACGACACCCCGATCATCCGCGGTTCGGCGACCAAAGCCCTCAACTCGTCGGGCAAGCGCGGCGATGCCGACGCCGAACCGATCTTCCAGTTGATGGACGCGGTCGACTCGTACATCCCGACGCCGGAACGCCCCGTCGACAAGCCGTTCCTGATGCCGGTCGAAGACGTCTTCACGATCACGGGCCGCGGCACGGTCGGCACGGGCCGCGTCGAACGCGGTCAGGTCAAAGTCGGTGAGGAAGTCGAGATCGTCGGCCTCCAGGACGAGACCCGCAAGACGGTCGTCACCGGGATCGAGATGTTCCGCAAGCTGCTCGACGTCGGCATCGCCGGCGACAACGTCGGCGTCCTGCTCCGCGGCGTGGAGCGCAACGACATCGAGCGCGGCCAGGTTCTCGCGAAGCCGGGCTCGATCAAGCCGCACAAGAAGTTCAAGGCCGAGGTGTACGTCCTCTCCAAAGAAGAGGGCGGCCGCCACACCCCGTTCTTCGCCAACTACCGCCCGCAGTTCTATTTCCGCACGACCGACGTTACCGGCACGATCAAGCTGCCGGAAGGGGTCGAGATGGTCATGCCCGGCGACAACATCACGATGGACGTCGAGCTGATCACCCCGATCGCGTGCGAAGAGGGCCTGCGGTTCGCCATTCGTGAAGGCGGCCGCACCGTCGGCGCCGGCGTCGTCACTACCGTGGCGGACTAA
- the rpsG gene encoding 30S ribosomal protein S7: MPRKGPVPKRPILPDPKFGSKVLSRFINKVMLRGKKSVAELITYDALELIATKTGRDPMDVFTQALGNAMPLVEVRPRRVGGATYQVPMEVRPDRRQAMAMRWLIGYARQRPGKSMTEKLANELMDAANNQGASIKKREDTHKMAEANKAFAHYRW, translated from the coding sequence ATGCCGCGTAAGGGCCCGGTCCCCAAACGTCCCATCCTTCCCGATCCGAAATTCGGCTCGAAAGTCTTGTCGCGTTTCATCAACAAAGTGATGCTGCGCGGGAAGAAGTCGGTCGCCGAGCTCATCACGTACGATGCGCTCGAGCTGATCGCGACGAAGACCGGACGCGATCCGATGGACGTCTTCACCCAGGCCCTGGGCAACGCGATGCCGCTGGTGGAAGTGCGTCCGCGCCGCGTCGGCGGCGCCACGTATCAGGTCCCGATGGAAGTGCGTCCCGATCGCCGTCAGGCGATGGCGATGCGCTGGCTCATCGGCTACGCGCGCCAGCGTCCCGGCAAGTCGATGACCGAGAAATTGGCCAACGAACTGATGGACGCGGCGAACAATCAAGGCGCTTCGATCAAGAAGCGCGAGGACACGCACAAAATGGCGGAAGCCAACAAAGCTTTCGCTCACTACCGCTGGTGA
- the fusA gene encoding elongation factor G has protein sequence MALKREFPLERTRNIGIAAHIDAGKTTATERILFYTGRTHKIGEVHDGAATMDWMVQEQERGITITSAATACTWRDTRINIIDTPGHVDFTVEVERSLRVLDGLVALFDSVAAVQPQSETVWRQANKYAVPRVIFVNKMDRMGADFFNCVDKIRERLGAPATPIQVPIGAEAEFLGVVDLFTMSKIVYTDDLGSTTDSVPVTEADGELYTTAQEWRGKLVEAIAEHDDELLEMFFDGQELPVDRLKAALRKATIAGQVLPMLCGSAFKNKGVQPLLDAVVDFLPSPIDAKPITGKDPHDESEITRKPADEEKFSALAFKIATDPYGNLTYFRVYSGVLEKGTYVYNARSGRKERIGRILRMHANHREDIDAIGAGDIAAAVGLTDTRTGDTLCDEKNPILLESITFPEPVISQAIEPKTKGDQDKLGIALSRLAQEDPTFRMRTDEETQQTIIAGMGELHLEIILDRLKREFKVEANVGKPQVAYKEAITKKVEKQGKFVRQTGGKGQYGDVWVRLEPGEPNTGYVFEWAIVGGVIPREYQKPVMEGIREAAESGVLAGYPVLDFKATVFDGSFHDVDSSEMAFKIAGSMAFKEANRAAGPILLEPIMGVEVTAPRDYMGAVNGDLNRRRGQIQSQDEAVGGAVVVKANVPLSEMFGYATDLRSATQGRATYTMEFSHYEKAPKSVEEEIVAKASGKKLATA, from the coding sequence ATGGCTCTCAAGCGCGAATTTCCGCTCGAACGCACCCGCAACATCGGGATCGCTGCTCATATCGACGCCGGCAAGACGACGGCGACGGAGCGGATTCTTTTCTATACCGGCCGCACGCACAAGATCGGTGAAGTGCACGACGGCGCCGCGACGATGGACTGGATGGTCCAAGAGCAGGAACGCGGGATCACGATCACGTCCGCCGCGACCGCCTGCACCTGGCGCGACACGCGCATCAACATCATCGATACGCCAGGCCACGTGGACTTTACGGTCGAGGTCGAGCGCTCGCTGCGCGTCCTCGACGGCCTCGTTGCGCTCTTCGACTCCGTCGCCGCGGTCCAGCCGCAGTCCGAGACGGTGTGGCGCCAGGCGAACAAGTACGCCGTCCCGCGCGTCATCTTCGTCAACAAGATGGACCGCATGGGTGCGGACTTCTTCAACTGCGTCGACAAGATCCGCGAACGCCTCGGCGCGCCTGCGACCCCGATTCAGGTCCCGATCGGCGCCGAAGCGGAGTTTCTGGGCGTCGTCGACCTGTTCACGATGAGCAAGATCGTCTACACCGACGACCTCGGCTCGACGACGGACTCGGTCCCGGTGACGGAAGCCGACGGCGAACTTTACACCACCGCGCAGGAGTGGCGCGGAAAGCTGGTCGAGGCGATCGCCGAGCACGACGACGAGCTGCTTGAGATGTTCTTCGACGGCCAGGAGCTCCCGGTCGACCGCCTCAAAGCGGCGTTGCGCAAGGCGACGATCGCGGGCCAGGTGCTCCCGATGCTCTGCGGCTCGGCGTTCAAGAACAAGGGCGTGCAGCCGCTGCTCGACGCCGTCGTCGACTTCCTCCCCTCGCCGATCGACGCCAAGCCGATCACCGGCAAGGATCCGCACGACGAGTCGGAGATCACGCGCAAGCCGGCCGACGAAGAGAAGTTCTCGGCGCTCGCGTTCAAGATCGCGACCGACCCGTACGGCAACCTGACGTACTTCCGCGTCTATTCCGGCGTCCTCGAAAAGGGCACGTACGTGTACAACGCGCGCAGCGGACGCAAGGAGCGCATCGGGCGCATCCTGCGGATGCACGCCAACCATCGCGAAGACATCGACGCGATCGGCGCGGGCGACATCGCGGCGGCGGTCGGTCTCACCGATACGCGCACCGGCGACACGCTCTGCGACGAGAAGAACCCGATCCTGCTTGAGTCGATCACGTTCCCGGAACCCGTCATCTCGCAGGCGATCGAGCCGAAGACGAAGGGCGATCAGGACAAACTGGGTATCGCGCTCTCGCGCCTCGCGCAGGAAGATCCGACGTTCCGGATGCGCACCGACGAAGAGACGCAGCAGACGATCATCGCCGGGATGGGCGAGCTCCATCTCGAGATCATCCTCGATCGTCTCAAGCGCGAGTTCAAGGTCGAAGCGAACGTCGGCAAACCGCAGGTCGCGTACAAAGAAGCGATCACGAAGAAGGTCGAAAAGCAGGGCAAATTCGTCCGGCAGACCGGCGGCAAGGGCCAGTACGGCGACGTCTGGGTCCGCCTCGAGCCGGGCGAGCCGAACACCGGCTACGTCTTCGAGTGGGCGATCGTCGGCGGCGTCATCCCGCGCGAATACCAGAAGCCGGTCATGGAAGGAATCCGTGAGGCCGCCGAGTCCGGCGTGCTCGCGGGCTATCCGGTCCTCGACTTCAAGGCGACGGTCTTCGACGGCTCGTTCCACGACGTCGACTCGAGCGAGATGGCGTTCAAGATCGCCGGCTCGATGGCGTTCAAGGAAGCGAACCGCGCGGCCGGTCCGATCCTGCTCGAACCGATCATGGGCGTCGAAGTCACCGCCCCGCGCGACTACATGGGCGCGGTCAACGGCGACCTCAATCGCCGCCGCGGCCAGATCCAATCGCAGGACGAAGCGGTCGGCGGCGCGGTCGTCGTGAAAGCGAACGTCCCGCTCTCGGAGATGTTCGGCTATGCGACCGACCTGCGCAGCGCGACGCAAGGCCGCGCAACGTACACCATGGAGTTCTCGCACTACGAGAAGGCGCCGAAGTCCGTCGAGGAAGAGATCGTCGCCAAGGCCTCCGGGAAGAAACTCGCGACCGCTTAG
- a CDS encoding alpha/beta hydrolase: MRYIQNEEITLALEPRGSGDSTVLFAHGWISSRRMWYDVVERLDPRRFRSLLLDFRGAGLSDRPASGHDFPGYLSDLEAALAASGGAVLVAHSMGGKLAQYLATARPTALRKLILVAPGTADAYAMNPKHRALAEDAFGSRARIEAFQRAAMRREVEPEVMERIVDDALVAQREAWFGWYDHGRTVAFADRLERIAVPTVVVAGEHDPLAPPARVKRSVAERIGGALFVSLRNAGHNLPVETPDEVAGVIERFA; the protein is encoded by the coding sequence GTGCGGTACATACAAAACGAAGAAATTACGCTCGCGCTCGAGCCGCGCGGGTCGGGTGACTCCACCGTACTCTTCGCGCACGGATGGATTTCGAGCCGCCGGATGTGGTACGACGTCGTCGAGCGGCTCGACCCGCGGCGCTTCCGTTCGCTGCTGCTCGATTTCCGCGGCGCCGGGCTCAGCGACCGTCCCGCGAGCGGTCACGACTTCCCGGGTTACCTCTCGGATCTCGAGGCGGCGCTGGCGGCGAGCGGCGGCGCGGTCCTCGTCGCGCACTCGATGGGCGGAAAGCTCGCGCAGTACCTCGCGACGGCGCGGCCGACCGCGCTGCGCAAGCTGATCCTGGTCGCGCCGGGGACCGCCGATGCGTACGCGATGAACCCGAAGCACCGCGCCCTCGCGGAAGATGCCTTCGGCTCGCGCGCCCGCATCGAGGCGTTCCAGCGCGCCGCGATGCGGCGCGAAGTCGAGCCCGAGGTGATGGAGCGGATCGTGGACGACGCGCTGGTCGCGCAGCGCGAAGCGTGGTTCGGCTGGTACGATCACGGCCGCACCGTCGCGTTCGCCGACCGGCTCGAACGAATCGCGGTCCCGACCGTGGTCGTCGCCGGTGAACACGACCCGCTCGCCCCGCCGGCGCGGGTCAAGCGCAGCGTCGCCGAGCGGATCGGCGGCGCGCTCTTCGTCAGCCTGCGCAACGCCGGGCACAACCTCCCCGTCGAGACGCCGGACGAGGTCGCCGGGGTGATCGAGCGGTTCGCGTAG
- a CDS encoding SpoIIE family protein phosphatase, whose amino-acid sequence MAALDLLPDVVWFADARGNLTAANAAWRRLAGIAADAEISGETFAARVHPDDLVVSQARWAASIADGSELRDEYRMRADDGRYRWYLGRAWPLRDDDGTVDGWVGTVMPFGDERAAREREALLGAVNAQMGTAGNADALMEGLLAIVVPRHADYGVIDLFRPDGSFERCVTAGSAPVRKALAVSRERYRFAGTPAGTSWEVARSGTPLIVDGDALPADWSEEAARVNRVLDVCSAIVVPLADGEHHLGALAIARTGESAVAFDAADLPFYVDLAARAAAAMRYASATRDLVASERRYRTLADQLPEMVAVFRSDGTLQYANRRWSEYTGVEGEALDRAAWAAATHDGDSGALHDAWERGMRGGGPFEVQTRLRRNDGTYRWFLQRVVPVLDDRETIGSWIATATDIDERKRAEDALRVVVEAASAFAGTLDTSVALQRLADIAIEHLADWCAVHIYDESRRLHPAAIAHRDPARVRLMREYFRRYPIAESATAEVVASSGEPSRITEFAHDLAGTIEDPNQRALLASLGLRSILYVPLAADDERYGVFTLAIAESERRFTEEDVQLATLLAQRAAIAVGNARLYERQSEVARTLQASFLPPSLPSVGGVVCDAVYAPGTSDLTVGGDWYDAFSFDDGLLELSVGDVAGHGLDAAVPMGKMRQAFRALAVVERDPARILAIADSVLRREHPDIFVTAFVATYQPSSRRLRYANAGHPAPFIRAASGALRRLETAGIPLGLSQFAPPVTLSTALRHGDLFVAFTDGLIEVTHDIDEGERFVADALAHPAFDLCSTPAALLRALVVPTIPGDDVAILTMRTGGGANWTFDANDGRAAQAAREAFVARLTSLGVRDDDRLACEMVFGEIVGNVARYTPGPVDLAVRTRGHAQVLMALDRGPGFPWTPEAPRDAYAENGRGLFLIETLSREVRIEPLAGFGTYIEVALVT is encoded by the coding sequence TTGGCCGCGCTGGATTTGCTTCCCGACGTCGTCTGGTTCGCCGACGCCCGCGGTAATCTCACCGCCGCGAATGCCGCGTGGCGACGGCTCGCCGGGATTGCGGCGGACGCCGAGATCAGCGGGGAAACGTTCGCGGCGCGCGTCCATCCCGACGACCTCGTCGTCTCGCAGGCGAGGTGGGCCGCCAGCATCGCCGACGGCAGCGAACTTCGCGACGAGTATCGGATGCGCGCCGACGACGGCCGCTACCGCTGGTATCTCGGGCGCGCGTGGCCGCTGCGCGACGACGACGGCACCGTCGACGGTTGGGTCGGCACCGTCATGCCGTTCGGCGACGAACGGGCTGCACGCGAACGCGAGGCGCTGCTGGGCGCGGTCAACGCGCAGATGGGGACCGCCGGCAACGCCGACGCGCTGATGGAAGGGCTGCTCGCGATCGTCGTTCCGCGTCACGCCGACTACGGGGTCATCGACCTGTTCCGTCCCGACGGGTCCTTCGAGCGTTGCGTGACCGCGGGAAGCGCGCCGGTGCGGAAGGCGCTCGCCGTGTCGCGCGAACGCTACCGGTTCGCGGGCACGCCCGCCGGTACGTCGTGGGAGGTCGCGCGATCCGGCACGCCCTTGATCGTCGACGGCGACGCCTTGCCGGCCGACTGGTCCGAAGAAGCAGCACGCGTCAACCGCGTGCTCGACGTGTGTTCGGCGATCGTCGTCCCGCTCGCAGACGGCGAGCATCACCTCGGCGCGCTCGCGATCGCGCGCACCGGCGAATCGGCCGTCGCGTTCGACGCCGCCGATCTTCCGTTCTACGTCGATCTCGCCGCGCGCGCCGCTGCCGCGATGCGCTACGCCTCCGCGACGCGCGACCTCGTCGCTTCGGAGCGCCGCTATCGCACGCTCGCCGACCAGTTGCCGGAGATGGTGGCGGTCTTCCGTTCTGACGGCACGCTGCAATATGCGAACCGCCGCTGGTCGGAGTACACCGGCGTCGAGGGCGAAGCGCTCGACCGCGCGGCGTGGGCTGCGGCCACGCACGACGGCGATTCCGGCGCCCTGCACGACGCGTGGGAGCGCGGGATGCGCGGCGGCGGTCCCTTCGAAGTGCAGACGCGCCTGCGGCGAAACGACGGGACGTATCGCTGGTTTCTGCAGCGCGTCGTTCCTGTACTCGACGATCGCGAGACCATCGGTTCGTGGATCGCCACGGCGACCGACATCGACGAACGCAAGCGCGCCGAGGACGCGCTGCGCGTCGTCGTCGAGGCCGCCTCCGCGTTCGCGGGGACGCTCGACACGTCGGTCGCGCTGCAGCGGCTGGCGGACATCGCGATCGAGCATCTCGCGGACTGGTGCGCCGTTCACATCTACGACGAGTCGCGCCGCCTGCATCCCGCCGCGATCGCGCATCGCGATCCGGCGCGGGTGCGGCTGATGCGTGAATACTTCCGCCGGTATCCGATCGCGGAGAGTGCGACGGCCGAAGTCGTCGCCTCGTCGGGCGAGCCGTCGCGGATCACCGAGTTCGCTCACGATCTCGCCGGAACGATCGAGGATCCGAATCAGCGCGCGCTGCTGGCGTCGCTGGGACTGCGCAGCATCCTCTACGTCCCGCTGGCGGCCGATGACGAGCGCTACGGCGTCTTCACGCTCGCGATCGCTGAGAGCGAACGGCGCTTCACCGAAGAGGACGTCCAGCTCGCAACGCTGCTGGCGCAACGCGCGGCGATCGCCGTCGGCAACGCACGCCTTTACGAGCGGCAGAGCGAGGTCGCGCGTACGCTGCAGGCATCGTTCCTGCCGCCGTCGCTGCCGAGCGTCGGCGGAGTCGTGTGCGATGCGGTGTATGCGCCGGGGACCAGCGATCTCACCGTCGGCGGCGATTGGTACGACGCGTTCAGCTTCGACGACGGGCTGCTCGAACTCAGCGTCGGCGACGTTGCCGGGCACGGGCTCGACGCCGCCGTTCCGATGGGGAAGATGCGGCAGGCGTTTCGCGCGCTCGCCGTCGTCGAGCGCGATCCGGCGCGCATCCTCGCCATCGCCGACTCGGTGCTGCGGCGCGAGCACCCCGACATCTTCGTCACCGCGTTCGTCGCGACGTATCAGCCGTCGTCACGCCGCCTGCGCTACGCCAACGCCGGGCATCCGGCGCCGTTCATCCGCGCGGCGAGCGGCGCGCTGCGACGCCTCGAAACCGCCGGGATCCCGCTCGGTCTGAGCCAATTCGCGCCGCCGGTCACGCTGTCCACCGCGCTGCGTCACGGCGATCTCTTCGTCGCGTTCACCGACGGCCTGATCGAGGTGACGCACGACATCGATGAAGGCGAACGATTCGTCGCCGACGCGCTCGCGCATCCGGCGTTTGATCTCTGCTCGACGCCGGCCGCGCTGTTGCGCGCGCTGGTCGTTCCCACGATCCCGGGCGACGACGTCGCGATCCTCACGATGCGCACCGGCGGCGGCGCGAACTGGACGTTCGACGCGAACGACGGGCGTGCGGCGCAGGCGGCGCGCGAAGCGTTCGTCGCGCGGCTGACGTCCTTGGGCGTGCGCGACGACGACCGGCTTGCGTGCGAGATGGTCTTCGGCGAGATCGTGGGGAACGTCGCGCGCTACACGCCGGGCCCGGTCGACCTCGCGGTGCGGACGCGCGGTCACGCGCAGGTCCTGATGGCGCTCGACCGCGGGCCGGGTTTCCCGTGGACGCCCGAAGCGCCGCGAGACGCCTACGCGGAGAACGGTCGCGGGCTCTTTCTGATCGAGACGCTCTCGCGTGAGGTGCGGATCGAACCCCTCGCGGGCTTCGGCACGTACATCGAGGTCGCGCTCGTGACGTAG